The following are encoded in a window of Alphaproteobacteria bacterium LSUCC0719 genomic DNA:
- the aroB gene encoding 3-dehydroquinate synthase, whose amino-acid sequence MVTDISTLTVGLDNRAYDITVGRDLIAKLHEIASAQLADRHVVIIADAAVAPHHLAPLEAACGTICRRIDSLTVASGEASKSMPVLGGLLEDILALGVDRDVVLIALGGGVIGDLVGFAAASLLRGVDFIQVPTTLLAQVDSSVGGKTGVNAAAGKNLIGAFHQPRAVIIDITTLETLPERELRAGYAEVIKYGLLGDAAFFEWLETHGHDVLRRDEAALRHAIITSCTAKARIVEADERESGRRALLNLGHTFAHAFESVCGYDGRLLHGEAVAVGMVLAYRLAGEMGLCNGQDGGRAAAHIAASGLSVRLGDIAACTATTPSLIDIMRRDKKVRNGRMRFVLPRAIGDSFVCDEVPEDMLIRVLDASR is encoded by the coding sequence ATGGTAACAGACATATCCACCCTGACTGTCGGACTCGACAACCGCGCCTATGACATCACTGTTGGCCGCGACCTGATTGCGAAACTGCATGAGATTGCCAGCGCGCAGCTCGCGGATCGTCATGTCGTGATCATCGCCGACGCCGCTGTGGCACCGCATCATCTGGCACCACTCGAGGCGGCGTGCGGCACGATCTGCCGCCGTATCGACAGTCTGACGGTCGCCTCGGGCGAGGCAAGCAAGAGCATGCCGGTTCTGGGCGGTCTTCTGGAGGATATTCTGGCGCTTGGTGTGGATCGCGACGTGGTTCTTATCGCGCTTGGTGGCGGGGTCATCGGCGATCTGGTCGGTTTTGCCGCGGCAAGTCTTCTTCGTGGGGTTGATTTCATTCAGGTGCCGACAACCTTGCTGGCACAGGTGGACAGTTCGGTTGGCGGCAAGACCGGGGTCAACGCCGCCGCCGGCAAGAATTTGATCGGTGCCTTCCACCAACCCCGCGCCGTGATCATCGACATCACGACACTGGAGACACTGCCGGAGCGCGAGTTGCGCGCCGGCTATGCCGAAGTGATCAAATACGGGCTTTTGGGCGACGCCGCATTCTTTGAATGGCTGGAGACGCACGGCCATGATGTTCTGCGCCGGGACGAGGCGGCGCTGCGCCATGCCATCATCACCTCCTGTACGGCAAAGGCGCGCATTGTCGAGGCCGACGAACGTGAATCCGGGCGTCGGGCGCTGTTGAATCTGGGCCATACATTCGCCCATGCCTTTGAGTCGGTGTGCGGCTATGACGGACGACTTCTTCATGGCGAGGCGGTCGCTGTCGGGATGGTGCTGGCCTATCGGCTGGCCGGGGAAATGGGGCTGTGCAACGGTCAGGATGGTGGCCGTGCCGCCGCCCATATCGCCGCCAGCGGCCTGTCGGTCAGGCTTGGTGACATTGCGGCCTGCACCGCGACAACGCCGTCCCTGATCGATATCATGCGACGTGACAAGAAGGTGCGGAATGGCCGTATGCGGTTCGTGCTGCCACGCGCCATCGGCGACAGCTTTGTCTGTGATGAGGTTCCGGAAGACATGCTTATACGCGTACTGGATGCAAGCCGATGA
- a CDS encoding HlyC/CorC family transporter — MTGDLLGLIAIILLLILASAFFSSAETALTAASDARMRQLSGKGNRRAMLVEKLRDDREGLIGSILIGNNAVNVIASALATSVFISILDDAGVVWATITMTVVLVVFAEVMPKTYALNNSDKYALLIAPAVRLVVVILSPLSIALGILANRLIRKRQADESDREEELRGMIELHGAEGDGDSRETQAMLSSVLDLNEISVEQIMTHRAGVKMIDADSDLDSLLSEVLASPHTRHPVYSGNPDNIIGVLHVKDLLRAVGRHGEGAPQGDGLGLLQNIVSEPYFVPETTLLFDQLQAFRTRREHFAVVVDEYGDLQGIVTLEDILEEIVGDIDDEHDIDLAGLTAQPDGSWIVDGAVTIRDLNRALAWQLPDEDASTIAGLVLYESRTIPRPGQEFRFHNIRFRILKRDGNQLTSLRLWSTGHG; from the coding sequence ATGACGGGTGACCTTCTGGGACTGATCGCCATCATTTTGCTGCTGATCCTTGCCTCGGCCTTTTTCTCGAGCGCCGAAACGGCGCTGACCGCCGCATCGGATGCCCGCATGCGCCAGCTTTCCGGAAAGGGCAACCGCCGCGCCATGCTTGTCGAAAAGCTGCGCGATGACCGCGAAGGGCTCATCGGCTCGATCCTGATCGGCAACAATGCGGTGAATGTCATCGCTTCGGCACTGGCAACATCTGTTTTCATCTCGATACTTGATGATGCCGGTGTGGTCTGGGCCACAATCACCATGACCGTGGTGCTGGTGGTGTTTGCCGAAGTCATGCCAAAGACATACGCGCTGAACAATTCAGACAAATACGCCCTGCTGATCGCACCGGCGGTGCGGCTTGTCGTTGTCATTCTCAGCCCACTTTCGATCGCGCTCGGCATCCTTGCCAACAGATTGATCAGAAAGCGTCAGGCCGACGAATCCGACCGCGAGGAAGAGCTTCGCGGCATGATCGAACTTCATGGCGCCGAGGGTGATGGCGACAGCCGCGAGACACAGGCCATGCTGTCATCGGTTCTCGACCTAAACGAAATCAGCGTCGAGCAGATCATGACCCACCGGGCCGGGGTGAAGATGATTGATGCCGACAGCGACCTTGATTCGCTGCTTAGCGAGGTTCTGGCATCCCCGCACACCCGGCATCCGGTATATTCTGGCAATCCGGACAACATCATCGGCGTGCTTCACGTCAAGGATCTGCTGCGCGCCGTTGGGCGTCATGGTGAAGGCGCGCCGCAGGGCGATGGGCTTGGTCTTCTTCAGAATATTGTCAGCGAACCCTATTTCGTGCCTGAAACGACGCTGCTGTTCGACCAGTTGCAGGCGTTCCGTACCCGGCGTGAACATTTTGCCGTTGTTGTCGACGAATATGGCGATTTACAGGGAATCGTGACGCTCGAGGACATTCTCGAGGAGATCGTCGGTGACATTGATGACGAGCATGATATCGATCTGGCCGGCCTGACAGCCCAGCCTGACGGGTCGTGGATTGTCGATGGCGCGGTCACCATCCGTGACCTGAACAGGGCGCTTGCCTGGCAGCTTCCGGACGAGGATGCCTCGACGATAGCCGGTCTGGTGCTTTATGAAAGCCGGACAATTCCGAGGCCAGGTCAGGAATTCCGCTTCCACAACATTCGTTTCAGGATCCTGAAACGCGACGGCAACCAGCTCACAAGCCTGCGACTCTGGAGTACCGGACATGGATAG
- a CDS encoding DUF2889 domain-containing protein, with protein sequence MDRPATPYGDDHTVTLSPPAPREEVHNRNIRCNGFVREDGQYDIEAEITDNKTYSFPSDFRGEVTPDQFVHHMKVRVTVDMSMTVTAAEAITISGPYEICPTANDVFQNLVGLTIGPGWRRRVTAAIGGRHGCTHISELMGTVGTIAYQTRYGEDARKARVPVGSSGLETARARGDKRDSALANSCVAYAVED encoded by the coding sequence ATGGATAGACCCGCCACACCCTATGGCGACGACCACACGGTCACCCTCAGCCCGCCCGCCCCGCGCGAGGAGGTGCATAACCGTAATATCAGATGCAACGGCTTTGTTCGCGAGGACGGGCAATATGACATCGAGGCCGAGATCACCGACAACAAGACCTACAGTTTCCCTTCGGATTTCCGCGGCGAAGTCACTCCGGACCAGTTCGTGCATCACATGAAGGTACGGGTGACAGTCGACATGTCGATGACGGTGACCGCCGCCGAGGCGATTACCATTTCCGGCCCCTATGAAATCTGTCCAACGGCAAATGACGTGTTCCAGAATCTGGTCGGGCTGACCATCGGGCCGGGGTGGCGTCGTCGCGTCACCGCGGCCATTGGTGGCAGACATGGCTGCACCCATATCAGTGAATTGATGGGAACCGTCGGGACCATCGCCTATCAGACCCGCTATGGAGAAGATGCCCGCAAGGCGCGCGTACCGGTTGGCAGCAGTGGTCTGGAAACGGCGCGGGCCCGTGGTGACAAGCGCGACAGCGCGCTGGCAAACAGCTGTGTTGCCTATGCTGTCGAGGATTGA
- a CDS encoding BolA family protein — protein sequence MTMADTIAGKLKQALSPREIEVLDVSHKHAGHAGWRDGGETHFEVRVRADIFAGKTRVECHRMVNAVLADELASSVHALQLDLSA from the coding sequence ATGACCATGGCGGACACCATAGCTGGCAAGCTCAAACAGGCACTTTCGCCGCGTGAGATCGAGGTTCTTGATGTCAGCCATAAACATGCCGGCCATGCGGGCTGGCGCGACGGCGGCGAAACACATTTTGAGGTCAGGGTCCGCGCCGATATATTTGCCGGCAAGACCCGTGTTGAATGCCATCGGATGGTGAATGCCGTTCTGGCCGATGAACTGGCCAGCAGCGTGCATGCGCTTCAGCTCGATCTGTCTGCCTGA
- a CDS encoding DnaJ domain-containing protein — protein sequence MRRPSRPEVKIPGNAETDPQTTGSTRLCAAEGCKAEAHYPAPKSRDALRDYIWFCLEHIRAYNKSWNYYEGLQGAALEAEIRRATTWERPSWKFATGKPAEEMFDDPMGLFDFENRSGAAPGGRHLSPEERRAWKTLKMEPVNDLSQVKSQYKQLAKEHHPDINGGDAGAEERLKEINLAYDLIRKSLQSAATQTIS from the coding sequence ATGAGACGCCCCTCCAGACCAGAGGTCAAGATCCCCGGCAATGCCGAGACAGACCCGCAGACCACCGGCTCGACCCGGCTCTGTGCGGCTGAGGGATGCAAGGCCGAGGCGCATTATCCAGCGCCAAAGTCACGCGATGCGTTGCGCGACTATATCTGGTTCTGCCTGGAACATATCCGTGCCTACAACAAGTCATGGAATTACTATGAAGGGCTGCAGGGGGCAGCGCTCGAAGCCGAGATCCGGCGCGCCACCACATGGGAGCGGCCAAGCTGGAAATTCGCCACCGGCAAACCCGCCGAAGAGATGTTCGATGATCCGATGGGATTGTTTGATTTTGAAAACCGCAGCGGCGCGGCACCCGGTGGACGGCATCTCAGCCCGGAAGAGCGGCGCGCGTGGAAAACGCTGAAAATGGAACCTGTCAACGATCTGAGTCAGGTCAAATCGCAATACAAGCAGCTGGCAAAAGAACATCATCCCGACATTAATGGGGGTGACGCCGGGGCCGAGGAACGTCTAAAAGAGATCAACCTGGCCTATGATTTGATCCGCAAATCATTGCAAAGCGCCGCCACACAAACCATTTCCTGA